Genomic window (Ananas comosus cultivar F153 linkage group 1, ASM154086v1, whole genome shotgun sequence):
atataaaaatattaaatgcgAATCTCAAAAGCAGCATTTCAGTTCCGCATAAGTTTTTCTTCTACTGCACTGACACAACTGACCAGCATAATAGAAACAGTTCAAAACAAGTCTCAACAACAACCTGTAGGCCGTCGGATCCTCAACTTTTCGCCGCCGCCGTTGTACGCCGAACGCCCAAATACCACGGGGCGTGGCGACGCCGTAGTGGAGGCGCCCGGAGGGGCCGCGGAAGCTGTcggtgagggagaagaagacGCAGGAGGCGGCGCAGAGGGCGAGGAATGCGGCGGTGAGGCACCGATGGATTTGGAGAGGGCAGCGGCCGTCGTCGGTGAGGAGCGGGGCGAAGATGGCGAAGGCGAGGATGGTGGCGGTGGGGAGGAGCACATTCAGGCGGGCGGTGCCGCTGAGGACGAGGTTGAGGACATAGATAATGTTCGGCTCGTCGGCACCATCGTCATCATCGCCGTCGGCCGCAGCAGCGACGGCGGCTTCGAGGAGGATCCTGCACGTGTCTTTTTCATCATCCATTGGAGCAGGGACGagaagggagagaagagaagaagatggagatgatCAAGGATGCTTAGGGTTTTTAATTGGAGGAGAAAAGAGCCTTTCGGTGCTTTTTGCCTTTGGTTTGAGAAATGGAATTGCTTCATGGTAAAGTACTGAAACCTCAAACACACGTACCCTTCAATGCAAGTATGCCATTTCCAGGGTTTAGGATCACAACAGGAAATGTTTTACATGGAAACTCAAATCCAAGATAATGCAGGATCAGGCGCTGCGACACCACACAATAGCACAAAGATGTTGAGCAGATCCATTGTTTCTTTCTTCCTATGAGACATAATTGGCCCCTCACCTATCCCTATTTCGAAACAAAATCCCCTGAACTTTTTCCTGTTTTAATTTAACTTCACCAGATCAATTGAGAATTCCAGTAAAAGTAAATGTTCTGCTACCACATGCAAATGCAAGCTGCTAACAAAATCCGTAATTTCATCGACCAAAAAGCACACAGAGACGTTTTCATTTACGTTATATTAAACAGAAACGCCACCAAATTTGATAGAACACTTGTATTCATCTGATGGAAGTAACTCAGAATCGAAAACAAACAAAGTTGAGAGATGTCGACAAGAAAGGTATAAACAAATAAGGTTTATTAAGAATCTAATTGAATGGCAAAAAGGAACCTTTCTAGCAGAACTAATCAATTTCGAGTCTCTGCGAAAATTAAACGAATTTCTCAGCAATTGCGGCTAAATTACACTCAACTGTATAGATTATGTGATCCCCATATGTCCATGGCAAAGCTTCAAATTTAGGGGGGAAGAAGaacttttttaatatatatgcgACGCTAAGAAAAAGCTCTACAATTTCGTATCCAATAAAAGAATGCAGGCTTTCCCACGGTAACCCTAATTTGTGTAACTTAAGATTCACAAGGCAGTTCCAAAACATACGATCAAGGCGACCGAAACGACTCTGGAGGCCTCGGAGACCTAAGCGGAATGCCCTCGGCGGGAAATCCGTCCTCGTCGGCATGTTTAGGTAGCCGCACGGACAGACACGGTGTAAGCCCtgtgaaaaagaagaaaggcgAGAAGTGAAAAGGTTGGAATCAGAAAGTTGAGTCAGTAGTGATTGATCGAAAAAAGGAGGTCCAAATATTTTTTGACTCcgtaattttgattttttacttttttttgtctGTATGACTTGAGGACGAAATCCTGCACTTTCGATTGAAATACACCCCGAGCACTTCTCATGATGATTATATTAATAAGAAACTTTAGCTCGTGACTTTAGCTCGTGGCTTATTTTGGTGCAAAAGTTGGGGGGCCGGTGGTTGTTGCCGGCCAAAGAAGTAgaccaaattttttttgcacAATGGTGCAGTTAAATGGACTGAAGCATCACTACAAGCTTACCATCAACCATGTCCTTAGTCTTGTGAAGAAGAAACGTCCCAGAGAGAATCGTAACGAAGCCACACATCTCTGTGACAATTTGTGTTGGATTTTGCCGATCCCAGTCCTGCATGCAAAGAAACAGATTAATCGTCCACCACCGAGTTAAAGATGCATTCCATACATATCTATTTTTCAGGTGAATAACACAAAAGAGGAAAGAAGGTAACGGCAACCATGCTGCTAAACCACAAATTCAGCTTCTCTAGCTAAATAAGAATTTCCCTCCCTCCTCGTAAGTCATAACTCTCTCCCCTAAACTGGGCTCCGAGGAGATCAAGAACAATTACTTCTTGGCCCCATTTGATTATCTTACAAAGGCCATTCGCCACAGAGACGAGGAAAACAAAAGCATTGTTTCCCCCACCGAAGAGATGAGACTTTCAATTAGAGGCAATAATAACAAATCAAAAGGATCCCATCATTTCAAAAACAAATGACTCATGTAGAATAACTTATGATAACCAGAATTAGTTATTTTTAAGAGAATAAACCTACAATACCAATCCACATCcctcctctaacttatccataAGCTGAACATATCAGGAAAGGGAAGAAAAGCACTAATAAAGCCTGAAAGGCCACACTAATAAAGcctaaaaaagtaaaaaaccaaaaagaaagaggaataaGCTGAATAGTATCTAGC
Coding sequences:
- the LOC109715763 gene encoding uncharacterized protein LOC109715763 codes for the protein MDDEKDTCRILLEAAVAAAADGDDDDGADEPNIIYVLNLVLSGTARLNVLLPTATILAFAIFAPLLTDDGRCPLQIHRCLTAAFLALCAASCVFFSLTDSFRGPSGRLHYGVATPRGIWAFGVQRRRRKVEDPTAYRLRWWDLFHAVLSVVAFGTFAAVHYDVVGCYYPWMPRKLINTLPLVVGFVVSLLFVLFPSKRRGIGYPFLLQSDAVYLRH